One region of Drosophila subobscura isolate 14011-0131.10 chromosome J, UCBerk_Dsub_1.0, whole genome shotgun sequence genomic DNA includes:
- the LOC117893362 gene encoding protein telomere ends associated-like, giving the protein MQAERKPAITFQKFSHLIKNLPDIAHDVQRDQAAKANKTLDECARCYYHAFYRDASVRERYKFKLRSLQHGAMEHKSTSPTTEQHQLREFYKSFYMFPEKRKTTNIFRGTTTTFMPKLLEAGHPIVESAAKSLAEHNKETITVEEPALHREPESRNASTLCTPDSDFSIVSFEEFQKYVLILNDIVWQLKLNDPQYWFMDFEECAHAFYFAFYLSPEIRERCKYTLKPCTSVMSARLLAVPTPEQADKLRQNLTELIKPSPDLERPELVEETVVAPVSFQFFKYYIKNLEEISEKMRTEDEFKTLSIETCTREYYRLFYRPPEIRERFQFNLKPCPGVVRKILLSPPTSSFFADSLERTAPNEADPQSPSEPILVTDLLKKGIKYPVIFEVFRRHINYDDIFESALRQVYRSPSLLSTLTANPLDPRCIEAFDTFYRWFYIFPHIRERVRYRFDCGGDPSLMEKLCAQAEILNENARRWVESATKPPPEKEITLITQNGIKYRLPVSFNTFCRSINVDELKVQLANHFSMLQLRQYYNSFYTSRIIREMYKYNFDSAPPELRAKCLQFAVSITEATEEPSEAEPSTSEVEPQPEQQSEIEPPPEIEPHPEIEQQPEIEPQPEMEQQPETETDLSSRCANRCHESNVSVLRQSTPDMERFYAARQAVLDVKQKSNVVPYVPHNLKAYISRHVACPERRAVLETK; this is encoded by the exons ATGCAAGCA GAAAGGAAACCAGCCATAACCTTCCAGAAATTTAGTCACCTAATAAAGAACTTGCCGGACATCGCCCACGATGTTCAGCGCGATCAGGCTGCGAAAGCCAACAAAACGCTGGACGAGTGTGCCAGATGTTATTACCATGCCTTCTACAGGGACGCCAGTGTTCGCGAGCGCTATAAGTTCAAGCTGCGCTCGT TACAACATGGAGCCATGGAACACAAGTCAACAAGCCCGACAACAGAACAACATCAGTTGCGGGAATTCTACAAATCCTTCTACATGTTTCCCGAAAAGCGAAAGACCACCAATATATTCCGTGGGACAACTACAACCTTTATGCCGAAGTTGTTGGAAGCTGGTCATCCCATTGTTGAATCGGCAGCCAAGAGTTTGGCAGAGCATAACAAAGAGACTATCACAGTCGAAGAACCCGCGTTGCATCGGGAGCCTGAATCAAGGAACGCTTCAACTCTTTGTACCCCTGACAGCGACTTTTCGATAGTGAGCTTTGAAGAATTCCAGAAATATGTGTTGATCCTCAACGATATTGTGTGGCAACTGAAGCTCAACGACCCCCAGTATTGGTTCATGGACTTTGAGGAATGCGCTCATGCCTTTTACTTTGCGTTTTATTTAAGTCCGGAGATTCGTGAGCGATGCAAGTACACCCTGAAACCGTGTACGTCGGTCATGAGCGCTCGCCTGCTAGCAGTACCGACGCCCGAGCAAGCCGACAAGCTGAGGCAAAATTTAACAGAGTTGATTAAACCGTCGCCAGATCTTGAGCGACCCGAATTGGTGGAAGAAACGGTTGTAGCACCTGTCAGCTTTCagtttttcaaatattatatCAAGAATCTGGAGGAAATCAGCGAGAAAATGCGGACCGAAGACGAGTTTAAGACTTTATCCATAGAAACCTGTACCAGGGAATACTACAGGCTGTTCTACAGACCTCCCGAAATACGCGAGCGATTCCAGTTCAATCTAAAGCCATGTCCCGGAGTGGTACGCAAAATACTGCTGAGTCCACCGACCAGCTCATTTTTTGCCGACAGTTTGGAGCGAACCGCTCCGAATGAGGCAGACCC GCAAAGTCCAAGCGAGCCGATTTTGGTCACTGACCTGTTGAAGAAAGG CATCAAGTATCCCGTGATCTTTGAGGTATTCAGGCGCCATATTAACTACGATGACATTTTCGAGTCCGCGCTGAGACAAGTTTATAGAAGTCCGTCGCTGCTGTCGACGCTGACTGCCAACCCGCTAGACCCCCGCTGCATAGAGGCTTTCGATACGTTCTATCGTTGGTTCTACATATTTCCCCATATTCGGGAAAGAGTCAGATACCGTTTCGACTGTGGTGGGGATCCATCTCTCATGGAAAAGCTATGCGCACAGGCAGAAATCTTGAATGAGAATGCCAGGAGATGGGTAGAAAGTGCGACAAAGCCACCACCCGAAAAGGAAATCACTCTGATAACTCAGAATGGTATTAAGTACAGGTTGCCGGTGTCGTTTAATACCTTCTGTAGAAGCATCAATGTCGATGAGCTAAAGGTTCAGCTGGCCAACCACTTCAGTATGCTACAGCTTCGACAGTACTATAACTCCTTTTACACATCCAGGATAATCCGtgaaatgtacaaatataatttCGATTCAGCACCGCCAGAGCTTCGTGCCAAGTGTCTGCAGTTTGCTGTATCCATAACAGAGGCGACAGAAGAGCCGTCAGAAGCTGAACCATCTACTTCGGAGgtagagccacagccagag cAACAGTCAGAGATAGAGCCACCGCCAGAGATAGAGCCACATCCAGAGAtagagcaacagccagagatagagccacagccagagatggagcaacagccagagacagagacagatcTAAGCTCTCGCTGTGCCAATCGTTGCCATGAGAGCAACGTATCTGTCCTGCGCCAGAGCACTCCAGATATGGAAAGATTTTATGCAGCCAGGCAAGCTGTGCTTGACGTGAAACAAAAGTCGAATGTAGTTCCTTACGTGCCCCACAATCTGAAAGCTTACATATCACGCCATGTGGCATGTCCCGAGAGACGTGCAGTCCTGGAGACGAAATAA
- the LOC117894848 gene encoding 60S ribosomal protein L10a-2 — protein sequence MASKVSRDTLYEGVSGILENSLKKKRGFLETVELQIGLKNYDPQKDKRFSGTVKLKHIPRPKMKVCILGDQQHCDEAKANGVEFMDAEALKKLNKNKKLVKKLAKSYDAFLASESLIKQIPRLLGPGLNKAGKFPALLSHQESMIGKIEEVKSTIKFQMKKVLCLSVAVGHVDMKSDELAQNVNLSINFLVSLLKKNWQNVRSLHIKSSMGPPQRLY from the exons ATGGC ATCGAAAGTTTCGCGTGACACGCTCTATGAGGGCGTCAGTGGAATTCTTGAGAATTCGCTGAAGAAGAAGCGTGGCTTCCTCGAGACGGTGGAGTTGCAAATCGGCCTCAAGAACTACGATCCCCAGAAGGACAAGCGTTTCTCCGGCACTGTCAA GTTGAAGCACATCCCACGTCCCAAGATGAAGGTGTGCATCCTCGGCGATCAGCAGCATTGCGACGAGGCCAAGGCTAATGGCGTTGAGTTCATGGATGCCGAAGCCCTGAAGAAGctgaacaagaacaagaaactTGTGAAGAAGCTGGCCAAGTCCTACGACGCGTTCCTGGCTTCCGAGTCCCTCATCAAGCAGATCCCACGTCTGCTGGGTCCCGGCCTGAACAAGGCTGGCAAGTTCCCTGCCCTGCTGTCGCATCAGGAGTCCATGATTGGCAAGATCGAGGAGGTCAAGTCCACCATCAAGTTCCAGATGAAGAAGGTTCTGTGCCTGTCGGTCGCCGTCGGACACGTTGACATGAAGAGCGACGAGCTTGCCCAGAACGTCAACCTGTCGATCAATTTCCTGGTCTCCCTGTTGAAGAAGAACTGGCAGAATGTGCGCTCGCTGCACATCAAGTCCTCCATGGGCCCACCCCAGCGTCTCTACTAG
- the LOC117894842 gene encoding uncharacterized protein LOC117894842 has protein sequence MEKELELINRNLNNALAKLVESKRNQTKDEDSQKRKERIARLLWLHIQHVQLTVITHRRRSQQRSRRRYRLLRSFFMQQMVEMQSNYMQMYAMLRLKRASLEDGESEESDANEESEDDQQTVSEDIFPELSDEEFLNKLHITRSTFEALCRQLTPAMRQGGQCGGSSLEISLDKCVALAVYYLASGERLSIISSLFSVPRVKTIKCLKLFCNAVMTTLGKALRKLPQSEPDCSNVMAGFQKESNMPAALVGILGVCSIPIRANGGPVNNAGQSVMRMEFLLDDRMLFRELRLGHGSKASMMPMFAKAPNRLTDLPQIPINGRLISPFVLVPPQQNYPLRRWLLQRYADPISPHEHDFNEVAERLKELSDCALHRLMSRWHFFIQPLDIRFQTASCIITAAAVLHNLLEQVSEPHMLEWGNAVDVSKFKADPLPDCCDDAEEETERGLRVRDFLARTISSTEI, from the coding sequence atggagAAAGAACTGGAATTAATCAACAGAAATTTAAACAATGCCTTGGCCAAGCTGGTGGAGAGtaaaagaaaccaaaccaagGATGAAGATAGTCAGAAGCGCAAGGAGAGAATCGCCAGGCTCCTGTGGCTGCACATACAGCATGTTCAGCTTACTGTGATTACACACAGACGACGGTcgcagcagaggagcaggcGACGGTATAGGCTTCTGCGATCGTTTTTCATGCAGCAAATGGTGGAGATGCAATCCAATTACATGCAGATGTATGCCATGCTGCGCCTCAAGCGTGCCAGCCTGGAAGATGGCGAGTCCGAGGAGAGCGATGCCAACGAGGAATCAGAAGACGATCAGCAGACTGTCTCTGAGGACATATTCCCGGAGCTGAGCGATGAAGAGTTCCTCAACAAACTGCACATTACCCGGAGCACCTTTGAAGCGCTCTGCCGGCAGCTAACACCTGCAATGCGCCAGGGGGGACAGTGTGGTGGTAGCTCGCTCGAAATTTCCCTAGACAAATGCGTTGCCTTGGCAGTATACTATCTGGCCAGCGGCGAGCGCCTCTCGATCATATCGAGTCTGTTTTCCGTACCCCGGGTAAAGACAATCAAGTGTCTGAAACTCTTCTGCAACGCCGTCATGACCACGTTAGGAAAAGCTCTACGCAAATTGCCCCAATCCGAGCCAGACTGCAGCAATGTGATGGCAGGTTTCCAGAAAGAAAGCAACATGCCGGCCGCCCTCGTTGGCATACTGGGCGTGTGTTCCATTCCGATACGTGCCAATGGCGGGCCCGTGAACAATGCTGGTCAATCGGTAATGCGCATGGAGTTTCTATTGGACGACCGCATGCTCTTCCGCGAACTACGGCTCGGCCACGGAAGCAAGGCCTCCATGATGCCAATGTTCGCCAAGGCGCCAAACCGACTTACGGATCTGCCCCAGATACCCATAAACGGTCGCCTAATATCTCCCTTTGTCTTGGTTCCGCCTCAACAAAATTATCCCCTGCGTCGATGGCTACTCCAGCGCTACGCGGATCCCATTTCACCGCACGAGCACGACTTCAACGAAGTGGCAGAACGTCTGAAGGAGTTGAGCGACTGTGCTCTGCACCGTCTGATGTCGCGGTGGCACTTTTTCATCCAACCGCTGGACATCCGTTTCCAGACGGCCTCCTGCATTATTACAGCCGCTGCAGTCCTGCACAATCTGCTGGAGCAGGTAAGCGAGCCGCACATGCTGGAATGGGGCAACGCAGTGGATGTCTCCAAGTTTAAGGCAGACCCACTGCCAGACTGCTGCGATGATGCCGAAGAAGAGACGGAGAGAGGCTTGCGAGTGCGCGACTTTCTTGCACGAACCATAAGCTCCACTGAAATCTAA
- the LOC117894846 gene encoding uncharacterized protein LOC117894846: MNETVDEEIFIANIGALTVSTPLLTTLPHLHDSLIQHAVGLCRLLYIQDVSAWNEWSTDVAEFADFTPHEACDKFLNEVLPIVNTYQLSTKVRKRLKLLDLHPCFRRIEQGYQYVPNDELSTCFVLKANRDFRLASALQTSSDSAQASHTVLINDAAIEQKVSVGYNFKISPETASLFSAMVSNNMELSIGQRHDLAEIHRRLRQAKQSFEDTARVLPFRRSIHDVVYNMDIFVNLRSKLCKAINRNYH; this comes from the exons atgaatgaaactGTAGATGAAGAGATCTTCATTGCTAATATTGGTGCCTTGACCGTATCAACGCCATTGCTCACCACTCTCCCACACCTACACGATAGCTTGATTCAGCACGCAGTCGGCTTGTGCCGGCTTCTTTATATACAGGATGTTTCTGCCTGGAACGAATGGTCCACGGATGTGGCAGAGTTTGCAGATTTCACACCACATGAAGCGTGCGACAAATTTCTAAACGAAGTCCTACCTATTGTGAACACCTACCAATTGTCGACCAAGGTCAGAAAGCGTTTGAAGCTGCTGGATCTGCATCCATGCTTTCGTCGCATCGAACAGGGCTATCAGTACGTGCCCAACGACGAGCTCTCCACGTGCTTCGTGCTGAAGGCGAATCGGGACTTTCGCCTGGCCAGCGCGTTACAAACG TCTAGCGACTCTGCGCAAGCCTCTCACACGGTGCTCATTAACGACGCGGCAATTGAGCAGAAAGTCAGTGTTGGTTACAACTTCAAGATCTCCCCTGAGACTGCCAGCCTGTTCTCGGCCATGGTCTCCAACAACATGGAGTTATCAATTGGACAGCGGCACGATTTGGCCGAGATCCATCGCCGCTTGCGGCAGGCAAAGCAATCCTTTGAAGACACCGCCAGGGTCCTGCCATTCCGCAGGAGTATACATGACGTGGTCTACAACATGGATATCTTTGTCAATCTAAGATCGAAACTTTGTAAAGCAATTAACAGAAACTATCACTAA